The nucleotide window TATTAGAGTTTCCTCCATCTTGGATTTAGAAGAAGAATTGCTTATCAACCCTCTTCAAGAACTTCCCATCAAGATGGTCCTCACGGCTAAAGACGGGACTCCCATCGTCGAGATCAAGGGCACCGCCACTCTCTGCTTCAACGAGGGAGGCACCCGCTTCCAAGGGTCGATTGCCGCCGAAGACGACACGCAGTTCGTCATCTACGGCACCAAATCTCAGCTTCCTGAAGACACAACAAACGGGCAGACGCAAGGTAATTGAAATGGGGCGTTTTCGTACCGTAGAGTGTATTAGAAGATAAGCCATTTATTATCTTTGAATATTGTTTTGAACTTTTGTGGTTTCCTAAATCTCCCCCTTTCAAAAAAGATAAAGAGTATGgttttatagtatattatatatatatatatatatatatatatatatatattatatatatatattatatatatatatatatttatatatatgtatatacatatttatatacacacacatatatatatatatatatatatatatatatatacatatatatattttatatacatatatatatattttatatatatatatatataaatatatatatatatattttatatatatatatatatatatatatatatatatatattttatatatatatatatatatatatatatatatatatataaatatatatatatatataaatatatatatataaatatatatatataaatatatatatatatatatatataaatatatatataaatatatatatatatatatatatatatatatatattatatacatatatatatatattttatatatatatatatatatatatatatatatatatataaatatatatatatatatatatatatatatatatataaatatatatatatatatatatatatatatatattttatatacatatatatatatatattttatatatatatatatatatatacagtatatatatatatatatatatatatatatatatatttcctgtcacattCAGCTCTCAATGTCCCCAGGCAGGGCGGGAGATGGATTAGTCATACCCCGGTGGAAGGAGTTagcatgtgcgtgtgtgcgtgcatatctaaatatttagcagcaaTTTTTGACGGGTTTCGCACACTAGTATAGCATAACTGCTATAAAATTGGCAGGTCTGACGATATATTTAGCTTAGATGTACACGTAAGCACTCAACAATTTTGcacacacaggtgtatatatacacacacacacacacatatatatatatatatacatatatatacatatatatacctaccgtatatatatacatatatacatgctgtatatatatatacatatatacacacagtatatatatatatacatatacacacacatatatacatatatatacctacagtatatatatacatatatatatatacctacagtatatatatacatatatatatatatacctacagtatatatatacatatatatatatacctacagtatatatatatacatatatatacctacaatatatatatacatatatatatatacctacagtatatatatacatatatatatacctacagtatatatatacatatatatacctacagtatatatatacatatatatacctacagtatatatatacatatatatacctacagtatatatatacatatatatacctacagtatatatatacatatatatacctacagtatatatatacatatatatatacctacagtatatatatacatatatatatatatacctacagtatatatatacatatatatatatatacctacagtatatatatacatatatatatatatacctacagtatatttatacatatatatacctacagtatatatatatacatatatatacctacagtatatatatacatatatatatacatacagtacatatatacatatatttacatacagtacatatatacatatatatacatacagtacatatatacatatatacatacagtatatatatacatatatatacacacagatatatacatacatatatacagatatatacatacatatatacatatacatatatatacatacatatatacatatacatatacatatatatacgtatatatatatacatacacataatatatatatatatatatatatatatatatatatatatatatggcatggagTGGATCttgtaaaattaaatataatttctgaATAGAAATTAGAAATTTTCGCAAAGAAAACAAGATTCGTGTTAGATTATATAGACAACAGTGACTGGTTTGGTGTAATAATTAGCCTGAGACAAAGAATTTCTATGCCATTAACAAACGAAAGGATAGATGCGGGTCAAAGTCCCTGTTTTTGACAGTAAAGAAAAGCTACAAAACCtggtgaaaatattaaaaaatgttatATAAGTATTCGGAAAGAATAGATTTGGTTAAAAAGGTGCTGGTTGATGGTGAAATGGAAGATAAGGTAAGACTCGGTATAGGTGAAGCAATGGAGTTTCTGAAAAGTCAAAAGCAACtgaaattaatatttatacattatataagcTGGTATGATACAATGTGACAAGAAGGGAAGCTTATAGCTATTTCTCGAGTGATGATTTAAGATGGCTTGGCCATGTGAAGAGAATTTATGAGATAGTTTGGTTCTACTTGTACGTTGCCTAGAATCCTTGAACGGAAGGAAAACCAAAAGCAAAAATGTTACTGCTAAAGTGAGAATATAAATCAGTGGAAAAAAATCACACacataagggttgttgtggcctatatGGTCatactcgtaagttcctttggtcactaatttccccatccttgtgagctaaggatggggtgtttggaggtagcctttaggtctatctactgagtcatcagcaaccattgcctggtcctaccttgggtggagagggagcttggcagctgatcatatgtatatatggtcagtctctagggcattgtcctgcttgataggccaatgtcactgtcccttgcctttgccaatcatgagcggcctttaaacctttaaacaaggatgGATGAGAATGCTTATACAAGTCAAGTGTTGGTGACAATGTGTATTGTTTATAACACTACTGATGAATGAATTCTCTATCCGGGTAATTGAAAATGCTAAGGTAGTAGATGCTGTAGAATTTATCTGCTCATATGGCTATTGTTCAAACTTGTATCTAAGGGATAGACACGTCAGACACACGTATAATAGTGGTTGTGACCATGATTCATCTAGTATGCATCAGTATTTGTATTTgtttatagctatatatacaattattcattatttcagcaCTAGTGTACACGTCCagtcaaaaataactgctaaatatttagatagatatgcgcacaaacGCTTTTGCACTCTCTCCTCGaaagggtatgactaatcctctccctttacccaagggacggggagagctctgCGTAaccggaaagattatatatatatatatatatatatatatatatatatatatatatatatatatatatatatatatagccaaagagtcttcaaagtgaatTTTAGAAGAACTGTCATTATTCATTATAATTCCTGGGTTACATTTAAAATCAAAATGCctagaaatataattttatcacCACTGAACCAAACTGAATGAGTAATTTCTTACTCTTATTTACAGATCAGCTCGGAATCACATCCGTGGATGAAGAGAACAGTGTCCCAGTAACTTTTGACATCCGGATTGTAGACTGTGAAGTCGGAGAGGAGTATTCTCTGGAGAAGGTCCGTGGCAGGAACGGGGAGCTCTGTACATTTTCCTGCGCTTCAGTAAGTTTCACCACTGAGGAGGTTTACAGAGGCCACAAAGCTGATATGGTTTCCCAAAATTGCTTGGGACACAAGATGAATGGCAAGAGGACAACCGTCTACAGAGGGCCAATCAAGCTCAGTTATGAGGCAAGGCCAAGAAATGTGCAGTGGGTACTGTGAAGCGCCCAGAAAAAGTCTTGCGTTCAGAGTTATAAAACAACTTAATGCTGCCTGAAGCAAGTCATTCCTTGTTGAAAGTCACCAAAAAGTAAACTATGCTGCCTGAGGCAAGTCATTCACTGTTGAGTCACAAAAAAAAGTGAATTCTGTGGGTTTTGACTTGACGAAATGTTGTTCTGACTTCCAGAACAGTATAACCAGGGAGCATCAGACAAGGGACCATTCCAAAAGCAGCTTTTCTGCTCAGTAGATTACGTCTCTGATGTAGGCTAACACTGGTCTCATGGTGGACGAGAAAGACTTGCAGTAGTAGCAGGGTCCTGCACATGGCAGTTTTCTGCCTTCACAAGCCCAGGGAATCATGGAATGAACATTCCAGTCTCAGATAAAATGATCAATGATCATCAACTGATATAAATGGGCACTATGTGATTAGAATAAAACTTGAATGGCATATTTGCTGagttgataataatatcaacaatatctaAATTCAAGTACAAACAAGTGCACAGTAAAGagtatggaaatatatttattttttggggcCTTAAGGAAAAGGACGCTTCAACTGGTCTGATCGCACCACGGTGAGAAACTGAAGGCCCCATATCACTATCTGATTAAATTCATGAGGTTCTATTATAGCTTTCTTATTACCGAGGTGTCAAGTAATGTGAAATTGTACCATTAATTCACTTTATAATTGTTTCCACATCACATAAGCCATTAAAGAACTCAGtatctttttgttctttctattcgGACTCCCAACTGAAAATCTTGATGCTTGCATTACTTACcacaaataacaaaaacaacgaAAACTTTAGAATCATACACATAGCAATTGCAATAAACTATCATGGTCATAATAATTATATACTTTTCAATTTCTTAATGTTTACAtagaattatctttttctctttgtttattTCCATATCAGGTAAGACTtcgaatgaatgataaataaatctaataatctTGCAAAGAAAAGTTACCGTTTTTTGTTACTGCTCTTGACAAAAATTTAATTATGGAAAAATAATAT belongs to Palaemon carinicauda isolate YSFRI2023 chromosome 17, ASM3689809v2, whole genome shotgun sequence and includes:
- the LOC137656774 gene encoding uncharacterized protein isoform X2; its protein translation is MVLTAKDGTPIVEIKGTATLCFNEGGTRFQGSIAAEDDTQFVIYGTKSQLPEDTTNGQTQDQLGITSVDEENSVPVTFDIRIVDCEVGEEYSLEKVRGRNGELCTFSCASVSFTTEEVYRGHKADMVSQNCLGHKMNGKRTTVYRGPIKLSYEARPRNVQWVL